In the genome of Fulvivirga maritima, one region contains:
- a CDS encoding PP2C family protein-serine/threonine phosphatase — protein MISSKAIIRLTSLVSIIAWATMVFTELSLVFSNKNGLDSGIGNEIPQVALSVFILSLFVFFKYRIEKAESVNFVDLLWKVFVTGLLTTIVSLIFRLFLTLLGNTKLSENVLFLEFIYLINLGLIASFLISTFIVWKRLILYQKSKFLLTVWQIFEYALLISLLSAVLPIPGIVEMERYYAAFLILLGVFLSANMKWVAYLNFKQKWKSILLILLAMFYLGYFAFTVFSLSEDLSKISPQFLNFGGNIFLVSLMSFIFIYSLFSLLVILFNLPTSSVFEQKLEEVVNFQRLSQSIQTEQSEERVYEILLESATSTVFADATWIEIFNSNGPSKFYTHKISESEIQNIKSHINSHKVSGILEPNSDRSRNLNKYLSTLRSSRFRSILAFPIYVKNEQVGTLALLKDVSDGFNKEMSKIIDTFTNQAGISIENFRLLSEALENERYKEELKIAKRVQSSLLPKVLDHGIDYDLIAFSEAADEVGGDYYDTFRINKNKIALIISDVSGKGTSAAFHMSQMKGIFHSFAQLDLPPKEFLVRANTALSRCLDKASFITTSYFVINSESQRVEFTRAGHCPTLYYDSEAKKASYFQNKGLGLGIIRNDEFANYIQTNCFDYKKNDIIVLYTDGITEAKNDKGEEFGYERLKEFIEQVSDMDILSIQEDLISALYEFTGSRAIDDDYTTLIIKFT, from the coding sequence ATGATCAGTAGTAAAGCTATTATAAGACTCACCAGTTTGGTGTCCATCATTGCATGGGCTACTATGGTGTTTACTGAGCTTTCTCTGGTATTCAGTAATAAAAACGGTTTAGACTCTGGCATAGGTAACGAAATACCTCAAGTCGCGCTCAGTGTTTTTATCTTATCACTCTTTGTGTTCTTTAAATACAGAATTGAAAAAGCAGAGAGTGTAAATTTTGTAGACCTCCTTTGGAAGGTTTTTGTCACTGGCCTGCTTACCACCATAGTTTCACTCATTTTCAGACTGTTTCTGACCTTATTAGGAAACACCAAGTTATCTGAAAATGTACTGTTTCTGGAGTTTATATACCTCATTAACCTCGGACTTATAGCCTCCTTCCTTATATCTACTTTTATAGTTTGGAAAAGGCTTATTCTTTATCAGAAATCAAAATTTTTGCTCACTGTATGGCAGATTTTTGAATATGCCTTACTCATCAGCTTGCTTTCTGCAGTGCTGCCTATTCCTGGTATAGTAGAAATGGAGCGGTACTATGCTGCTTTTCTTATTCTGTTAGGAGTATTTCTTTCTGCCAACATGAAATGGGTGGCTTACCTTAATTTTAAGCAAAAGTGGAAAAGCATATTGCTAATACTCCTGGCCATGTTTTATTTGGGGTATTTTGCATTCACGGTTTTTAGCCTTTCAGAAGACCTTTCTAAAATATCACCTCAGTTTCTAAACTTTGGTGGCAACATATTTCTGGTCTCTTTGATGAGCTTTATTTTCATCTACTCTTTATTTTCATTATTAGTAATACTCTTTAACCTACCCACTTCATCAGTATTTGAGCAAAAGCTGGAAGAGGTTGTTAATTTCCAACGCCTTAGTCAGTCTATACAGACCGAGCAAAGTGAAGAAAGGGTATATGAAATACTATTAGAAAGCGCTACCAGCACTGTATTTGCTGATGCCACCTGGATTGAGATATTTAACTCTAACGGCCCCAGCAAGTTCTACACTCATAAAATCTCAGAAAGTGAGATCCAAAATATTAAATCACACATTAATAGTCATAAAGTTTCTGGCATACTGGAGCCTAATAGTGACCGTAGCCGAAATTTAAACAAATACCTTTCTACCCTTCGTTCATCACGATTCAGGTCAATTTTGGCTTTCCCTATTTATGTGAAAAATGAACAGGTAGGTACACTGGCCTTATTAAAAGATGTGAGCGACGGCTTTAATAAGGAAATGTCTAAAATCATAGACACCTTCACCAACCAGGCGGGTATTTCCATAGAGAACTTCAGGCTACTATCAGAAGCACTGGAAAACGAAAGATATAAGGAAGAGTTAAAAATTGCCAAGCGAGTGCAAAGCAGTCTTCTGCCTAAAGTACTGGATCACGGCATAGATTACGACCTCATAGCCTTTTCTGAAGCTGCAGATGAAGTAGGGGGCGATTATTATGACACTTTCAGAATTAATAAGAATAAAATAGCCTTAATCATAAGCGATGTATCAGGTAAGGGAACTTCAGCAGCCTTCCATATGTCTCAGATGAAAGGAATATTTCACAGCTTTGCTCAGCTAGACCTGCCTCCTAAAGAGTTTCTGGTAAGGGCTAACACTGCTTTGAGCCGCTGCCTGGATAAGGCCTCTTTTATAACTACCTCCTACTTTGTAATTAATAGTGAAAGCCAGCGCGTGGAGTTTACCAGAGCAGGTCACTGCCCCACGCTCTACTATGATTCAGAGGCAAAAAAGGCTTCTTATTTCCAAAACAAAGGCTTAGGGTTAGGTATTATTAGAAATGACGAGTTTGCTAATTACATCCAGACTAACTGCTTTGATTATAAAAAGAATGACATCATAGTATTATATACTGATGGTATTACAGAAGCCAAGAATGACAAAGGAGAAGAGTTTGGTTATGAGCGCTTAAAGGAATTTATAGAACAGGTAAGTGATATGGATATTTTAAGCATTCAGGAAGATCTGATATCTGCTCTCTATGAGTTTACAGGCTCCAGAGCTATTGATGATGATTACACCACATTGATAATAAAATTTACTTAA
- the fbaA gene encoding class II fructose-bisphosphate aldolase, translating to MSASYLKPGVITGDDVQKLFQYAKEKQFALPAVNVTGTNTVNAVLETAAAIKSPVIIQFSNGGASFFAGKGLPNTDQQAAVAGAVSGAKHVHQMAELYGATVILHTDHAAKKLLPWIDGMLDAGEEFYKAHGKPLFSSHMIDLSEESLEENIEISKKYLERMSKMDMTLEIELGVTGGEEDGVDNTDIDSSKLYTQPEEVAYAYEELGKISPRFTIAAAFGNVHGVYKPGNVKLTPVILKNSQDYIKEKYNTTEEHPVDFVFHGGSGSTVEEIREGISYGVIKMNIDTDQQWAFWEGIKNYYKENEGYLQSQIGNPEGDDSPNKKFYDPRVWLRKAEESFIVRLKKAFDDLNNIGTIG from the coding sequence ATGTCAGCTTCATATTTAAAACCAGGTGTAATCACCGGAGATGATGTACAGAAACTTTTCCAATATGCAAAAGAAAAGCAGTTTGCTCTACCTGCGGTAAACGTAACAGGAACAAACACTGTAAATGCAGTATTAGAAACAGCAGCAGCTATCAAATCGCCCGTGATTATTCAATTTTCTAACGGCGGTGCCAGCTTTTTCGCAGGAAAAGGCCTACCTAACACTGACCAACAAGCGGCAGTAGCAGGAGCGGTTTCCGGGGCTAAACATGTACACCAAATGGCTGAGCTTTATGGGGCTACAGTAATACTTCACACAGACCACGCAGCAAAAAAACTACTCCCTTGGATAGATGGTATGCTTGATGCTGGTGAAGAATTTTACAAAGCACATGGAAAACCATTATTCAGTTCTCACATGATTGACCTTTCTGAAGAGTCTTTAGAGGAAAATATTGAAATCTCTAAAAAATATCTTGAGAGAATGAGTAAAATGGACATGACTCTTGAAATTGAATTAGGAGTTACTGGTGGAGAAGAAGATGGAGTAGACAATACTGATATTGACAGCTCTAAATTATATACTCAGCCAGAAGAAGTAGCTTATGCTTATGAAGAGCTTGGAAAAATAAGCCCAAGATTCACTATAGCAGCTGCTTTTGGTAATGTTCACGGTGTATACAAACCAGGTAACGTAAAACTTACTCCGGTAATCCTTAAAAACTCTCAGGATTACATCAAAGAAAAATACAACACTACTGAGGAGCACCCTGTTGATTTCGTATTCCACGGAGGTTCAGGTTCTACAGTAGAAGAAATCAGAGAAGGTATTTCTTATGGTGTAATTAAAATGAACATTGATACTGATCAGCAATGGGCATTCTGGGAAGGAATTAAAAATTATTACAAAGAAAATGAAGGATACCTACAGTCTCAAATTGGTAATCCTGAAGGAGATGATTCTCCTAACAAAAAATTCTATGACCCAAGAGTATGGTTAAGAAAAGCGGAAGAGTCTTTCATAGTAAGACTTAAAAAAGCTTTTGATGACCTCAATAACATTGGCACCATAGGTTAA
- a CDS encoding SelT/SelW/SelH family protein: MKPHIQITYCTQCRWLLRAAWIAQELLTTFDTDLEEVALKPGTGGIFEVRLQDELIFSRKEEGRFPESKELKQLIRDRIDPERSLGHSDR; encoded by the coding sequence ATGAAACCACACATACAAATCACCTACTGCACCCAATGCCGCTGGCTACTTAGAGCTGCCTGGATAGCCCAGGAACTGCTCACCACCTTTGATACAGACCTGGAGGAAGTAGCGCTAAAACCAGGAACAGGAGGCATTTTTGAAGTAAGACTGCAAGATGAACTCATTTTCTCCAGAAAAGAGGAAGGCAGATTTCCTGAATCTAAAGAACTAAAACAGCTTATCAGAGATCGTATAGACCCTGAAAGGTCACTCGGCCACAGTGACCGATAA
- a CDS encoding GAF domain-containing protein, with the protein MFTDKSFSFIITMGVLSVVILIGFFTFNYKYRTYNQEALAFLESMEKIEQENTQLLISLSGSENSYTNADQAVKTMIEDITAVKKSESDYFAESGAAQWEVLLTQSNSLEELLTAMKSGHQIPVVKVLELCKGNNAIIQKLQAKVKADLDGRTSDYYLWASVLFTGFTLVWGVAIFVLIKYDREHKGIYDEMKVLNDKEHKRTKLFSEYVSSIARGEFENLTEVDKEDQLSSSLIELKDQFQKNKEEEEKRSWVNVGLAEVNEVLRLNDDLTKLSNDLISYIIKYLGANQGCIFITEDAETDEYMEMKAMYAYGRKKFIEKRIGKGQGLAGQCWQEGQIIHLKEVPESYVNITSGLGEALPKSVLIAPLKLNGLTYGIIEIASFKTFESYQIEFIEKITEVVASMVSNTKTNETTKKTTGRNSVSD; encoded by the coding sequence ATGTTTACTGACAAAAGTTTTTCCTTTATTATCACTATGGGGGTGCTCTCGGTAGTAATCCTTATTGGCTTTTTTACTTTTAATTATAAGTACCGAACTTATAACCAAGAAGCTCTTGCTTTTCTGGAATCCATGGAAAAGATAGAGCAAGAAAATACTCAACTATTAATATCCTTAAGCGGTAGCGAGAATTCGTATACTAATGCAGATCAGGCGGTGAAAACCATGATAGAAGACATTACTGCCGTGAAAAAAAGTGAAAGTGACTATTTTGCCGAAAGCGGAGCAGCTCAGTGGGAGGTTTTGTTAACACAGAGTAATTCGCTGGAAGAGCTTCTTACAGCAATGAAAAGTGGTCATCAGATACCTGTAGTGAAGGTGTTAGAGTTATGCAAAGGCAATAATGCTATCATACAAAAATTGCAGGCTAAGGTAAAAGCCGATCTTGATGGCAGAACCAGCGATTATTATTTATGGGCTTCTGTTCTATTCACTGGCTTTACGCTGGTATGGGGTGTGGCTATTTTTGTGCTTATTAAGTATGACCGTGAGCACAAAGGTATTTATGACGAGATGAAAGTCCTTAATGATAAGGAGCATAAAAGAACCAAATTATTTAGTGAATATGTGAGCTCTATAGCCAGGGGAGAGTTTGAAAACCTGACTGAAGTAGATAAGGAAGATCAATTATCATCTTCACTAATAGAGTTAAAAGATCAGTTTCAAAAAAATAAGGAAGAAGAAGAGAAAAGAAGTTGGGTAAACGTAGGCTTGGCAGAGGTAAATGAAGTTTTACGTTTGAATGATGATTTAACTAAGCTTTCAAATGATCTTATCTCTTATATTATTAAATATTTGGGAGCTAATCAGGGCTGTATTTTTATTACTGAAGATGCAGAAACTGATGAATACATGGAAATGAAGGCCATGTATGCCTACGGAAGGAAGAAGTTTATAGAGAAAAGGATTGGTAAAGGACAAGGATTGGCCGGGCAGTGTTGGCAAGAGGGACAAATTATTCATTTGAAGGAAGTGCCGGAGTCTTATGTAAATATTACTTCTGGTCTGGGCGAAGCTTTACCTAAAAGCGTTCTTATAGCCCCTTTAAAATTAAATGGACTCACTTATGGTATAATAGAGATTGCTTCATTCAAAACTTTTGAGTCTTACCAAATAGAGTTTATAGAAAAAATAACTGAGGTAGTAGCTTCAATGGTGTCTAATACTAAAACCAATGAAACTACTAAAAAAACTACTGGAAGAAACTCAGTATCAGACTGA
- a CDS encoding PAS domain-containing protein has product MKLLKKLLEETQYQTEKMRSQEEEMRQNLEELSATQEGMQRAMNEVEEKERFMNGIINSTQDSIFALNRNYELLNFNHAFVGFWKGTNVEPKIGDNIYELSRQAGMDAEHLRAQWDRALKGEYFKEIESNTVGGKEAISDASYNPLKNESGEVIGLSVFFKDVTEQELAKRNVEKLLAETQEQAEMMKAQEEEMLQNMEELSATQEEMQRLMDESNRKEKFVHDIMNSTDDTILTIDTKYKLLNFNQSIQNNYKKSGLELKAGMSIFDLIDEKLHDAHKAHYDRVLSGEKFEVTDSFILNGKDHFFLTTYNPLKDENGKVTAAAVFGKDITEQELSRREAENLLEETQQQTEEMKAQEEELRQNMEELSATQEEMQRIMDEAQRQEKFLQDMIDSTDDSIMAIDKNYQLLSFNDALYNSFKGSGIEVTKGLDIFELISDDLKDAHKKHYDRAFKGEKFEVTDKFKIEGEEMMYLTVYSPLRDVEGKVFAIAIFGKRMKA; this is encoded by the coding sequence ATGAAACTACTAAAAAAACTACTGGAAGAAACTCAGTATCAGACTGAGAAAATGCGTTCACAGGAAGAGGAAATGCGCCAAAACCTTGAGGAGCTTTCTGCTACGCAAGAGGGTATGCAGCGTGCTATGAATGAGGTAGAAGAGAAAGAACGCTTTATGAATGGAATTATTAATTCTACACAAGATTCCATTTTTGCGCTTAATAGAAATTATGAGTTGCTCAACTTTAACCATGCTTTTGTTGGTTTTTGGAAGGGTACTAATGTTGAACCTAAGATTGGGGATAACATATATGAGCTCTCTCGCCAGGCAGGTATGGATGCTGAGCATCTTAGAGCTCAGTGGGACAGAGCTTTGAAAGGTGAATATTTCAAAGAAATAGAATCTAATACTGTCGGAGGAAAAGAGGCTATAAGTGATGCCAGTTATAACCCTTTGAAAAATGAGAGTGGAGAGGTAATAGGTCTATCAGTGTTTTTCAAAGATGTAACTGAGCAGGAACTTGCTAAGCGTAATGTAGAGAAACTATTGGCAGAAACGCAGGAGCAGGCAGAAATGATGAAGGCGCAAGAGGAAGAGATGCTTCAAAATATGGAAGAGCTTTCTGCTACTCAGGAGGAAATGCAACGACTAATGGATGAGTCTAACCGTAAGGAGAAGTTTGTTCATGATATCATGAATTCTACTGATGATACCATCCTTACAATAGACACTAAATATAAGCTGCTTAACTTTAATCAGTCCATACAAAACAACTATAAAAAATCAGGACTGGAGCTGAAGGCGGGCATGTCTATATTTGATCTGATAGATGAAAAATTACATGATGCTCACAAGGCTCATTATGACAGGGTACTTTCGGGTGAGAAGTTTGAAGTAACAGATTCATTTATATTAAATGGTAAAGATCATTTCTTCCTTACTACCTATAATCCTCTTAAAGATGAAAATGGAAAAGTAACGGCAGCGGCTGTATTCGGAAAAGATATCACCGAGCAGGAACTGTCCAGAAGAGAGGCTGAAAACTTGTTAGAAGAAACTCAGCAGCAAACAGAGGAGATGAAGGCACAGGAAGAGGAGCTTCGTCAGAATATGGAGGAGTTATCTGCCACGCAAGAGGAGATGCAACGTATTATGGATGAAGCCCAACGTCAGGAGAAGTTCCTTCAGGATATGATCGACTCTACTGATGACAGCATTATGGCGATTGATAAAAATTACCAATTGCTAAGCTTTAATGATGCTCTTTATAATTCATTTAAAGGCTCTGGAATAGAAGTAACTAAAGGGCTGGATATATTTGAACTTATTTCTGATGATTTAAAAGACGCTCATAAAAAACATTATGACCGTGCTTTTAAAGGGGAGAAATTTGAAGTGACAGATAAGTTTAAAATAGAAGGAGAGGAAATGATGTATCTTACCGTTTATAGCCCTCTTAGAGATGTGGAAGGTAAAGTATTTGCTATAGCAATCTTTGGTAAAAGAATGAAAGCATAA
- a CDS encoding GNAT family N-acetyltransferase — MDITVSETRDIPIENIMALYRANQWSSADKPEALYKGLMKSHSLVSAWEGNKLVGIGNAISDGHLVVYYPHLLVLPDYHSKGIGHMIMDKMQEKYAGFHMQMLTADGKAVDFYKKIGFSRAGQTEPMWIYDGEEH, encoded by the coding sequence ATGGACATTACAGTTTCAGAAACCCGGGACATACCTATCGAAAATATTATGGCTCTGTATAGGGCTAATCAATGGAGTTCGGCCGATAAACCTGAAGCACTTTATAAAGGACTAATGAAATCTCATAGTTTGGTTTCAGCCTGGGAAGGAAATAAGTTGGTAGGCATAGGCAATGCTATTTCTGACGGCCATTTGGTGGTATACTATCCGCATTTGCTGGTGTTGCCAGATTATCATAGCAAAGGAATAGGTCATATGATAATGGATAAGATGCAAGAGAAATATGCAGGATTTCATATGCAAATGCTTACCGCCGATGGTAAGGCGGTAGACTTTTATAAGAAAATAGGCTTTTCACGCGCCGGGCAAACTGAGCCAATGTGGATCTATGATGGTGAGGAGCATTAA
- a CDS encoding DUF4136 domain-containing protein, whose protein sequence is MKKIVLSLTLSIFFISTYAQRIYSEKSTGAINGNYETFALLDPQQSADPGSAEALVIESDNMQSVWVFTNENYPGADVKNSIKTSIKQEFIERDYDFNTNNPDLLVSFMVFDKEGKIKGHFNDNTATAGVKTPETIEFDKGTLLITVTDYESGKTVWQGFENNAFDNSTITEADAMKAVTDILQSLDLDSPGTL, encoded by the coding sequence ATGAAAAAGATAGTATTATCACTAACCCTAAGTATATTCTTTATAAGTACATATGCGCAACGAATATATTCTGAGAAATCAACAGGCGCTATAAATGGAAACTATGAAACTTTCGCATTACTAGACCCGCAGCAGTCTGCTGACCCGGGGAGTGCTGAAGCACTAGTGATTGAAAGCGATAACATGCAAAGCGTATGGGTATTTACCAACGAAAATTACCCAGGAGCAGATGTAAAAAACTCCATTAAAACTTCTATTAAGCAAGAGTTTATAGAAAGAGACTATGATTTTAACACTAATAATCCTGACCTTTTAGTATCATTTATGGTATTTGATAAAGAAGGTAAAATAAAAGGTCATTTTAATGACAATACTGCCACTGCAGGTGTTAAAACTCCAGAAACTATAGAATTTGACAAAGGTACTTTACTAATTACCGTTACTGATTATGAATCAGGTAAAACAGTATGGCAAGGATTTGAAAACAATGCGTTTGATAACTCAACCATTACCGAGGCTGATGCTATGAAGGCTGTTACTGATATTTTACAGTCGTTAGATCTTGATAGCCCAGGAACCTTATAA
- a CDS encoding MBOAT family O-acyltransferase, whose amino-acid sequence MLFNSIDFAVFLPVVFFFYWLAFQKHLRLQNLFVVAASYIFYGWWDWRFLILIFSSTVVDYWVGMSLGRTDTPIKRKMLLWTSLLINLGILGFFKYFNFFVSGFVSSFTLLGADIHSSSLNIILPVGISFYTLQTLSYSIDVYKRKLQPTTDFIAFAAFVSFFPQLVAGPIERASNLLPQFYKPRVFEREKSIEALKLMLWGLFKKVVIADSCALFANQVFGNYKGMAGSELLFGAICFTFQIYCDFSGYSDIARGVARLFGFEIMQNFSYPYFSKNIAEFWRRWHISLSTWFRDYLYIPLGGNRGSTWFKIRNVFIVFVVSGLWHGANWTFIMWGALHALFYLPLLLGGKEYAQGEGSNLRKAVQIASTFSLTMLAWVFFRAESLTMACDYLNRIVMAPFIDFPSFLFSMRVVALMVLLIGFLVVEWISKEHQFAFERIGVTWKRPWRWLMYYSVMIVIVWCSGNNSQEFVYFQF is encoded by the coding sequence ATGCTGTTTAATTCTATTGATTTTGCGGTTTTCCTGCCTGTAGTGTTTTTCTTTTATTGGTTGGCTTTTCAAAAGCACTTAAGGCTTCAAAACCTTTTCGTTGTCGCGGCTAGTTACATTTTTTATGGATGGTGGGATTGGCGCTTCCTGATTCTTATCTTCTCCAGTACCGTAGTAGATTACTGGGTAGGTATGAGCCTTGGGCGTACAGATACGCCTATAAAAAGGAAAATGTTACTATGGACTAGTCTATTGATTAACCTGGGTATCTTAGGTTTTTTTAAGTACTTCAATTTCTTTGTTTCTGGCTTCGTTTCGTCATTTACTCTTTTAGGAGCAGATATTCATTCTTCTTCACTTAATATTATATTACCCGTAGGTATTAGCTTTTACACTTTGCAGACGCTGAGTTATTCTATAGATGTGTATAAAAGAAAGCTGCAGCCTACTACTGATTTTATTGCTTTTGCTGCGTTTGTTAGCTTTTTTCCTCAGCTGGTAGCGGGGCCTATAGAGAGGGCGTCTAATTTGCTGCCACAGTTTTATAAGCCTCGTGTTTTTGAAAGAGAGAAATCAATAGAGGCCTTAAAGTTAATGTTGTGGGGGCTTTTTAAAAAGGTGGTAATTGCTGACAGTTGTGCCTTATTTGCGAATCAGGTGTTTGGTAATTATAAAGGCATGGCAGGCAGTGAACTGCTCTTTGGTGCTATATGCTTTACCTTTCAGATATACTGTGATTTTTCTGGTTATTCAGACATTGCCAGGGGAGTGGCCCGGCTTTTTGGATTTGAAATTATGCAAAATTTCTCATACCCGTATTTCTCTAAAAATATAGCCGAATTTTGGAGAAGATGGCACATTTCGCTGTCCACCTGGTTTAGAGATTATCTGTACATTCCGCTTGGTGGCAATAGAGGGAGTACCTGGTTTAAGATCAGGAATGTATTTATAGTGTTTGTAGTTAGCGGGCTCTGGCATGGTGCTAACTGGACTTTTATTATGTGGGGAGCGCTGCATGCGCTCTTTTATTTGCCTCTTTTATTGGGTGGCAAGGAGTACGCTCAAGGCGAAGGAAGCAACCTGCGAAAAGCGGTGCAAATAGCATCTACTTTTTCGCTAACCATGTTGGCCTGGGTGTTTTTTAGGGCAGAAAGCCTTACTATGGCGTGCGATTACTTGAACAGAATAGTAATGGCTCCGTTTATAGATTTTCCTAGTTTTTTATTCTCTATGAGAGTGGTAGCGCTGATGGTGCTTCTAATAGGCTTTTTGGTGGTAGAGTGGATCAGCAAGGAGCATCAGTTTGCTTTTGAGAGGATAGGCGTGACCTGGAAAAGACCATGGCGGTGGCTAATGTATTATTCAGTAATGATAGTTATAGTATGGTGCAGCGGAAACAACAGTCAGGAGTTTGTGTATTTTCAATTTTGA
- a CDS encoding metal-dependent hydrolase, with amino-acid sequence MKVTYYGHACFSVEVKGKNLLFDPFITPNEKAKAIDINAIKADYILISHGHQDHLADAVAIAKNTGATVVSNFEIITWAQNQGVENVHPMNHGGYVEFDFGKVKYVNAIHSSSFADGSYAGNPGGFVVASDEKNFYYAGDTALTMDMKLIPAFAKIDFAVLPIGNCLTMGVEDAITAADFVECNKVLGVHYDTMPIITIDHQASIDQFKASDKELVLMEIGESKDF; translated from the coding sequence ATGAAAGTCACGTATTACGGACATGCTTGCTTTTCAGTAGAAGTAAAAGGAAAAAACTTATTATTCGATCCTTTTATCACTCCTAATGAAAAGGCCAAAGCAATAGACATCAATGCTATAAAAGCAGATTATATATTAATTAGTCATGGTCATCAGGATCACCTGGCTGATGCAGTGGCTATTGCCAAAAACACAGGAGCAACCGTTGTTTCTAATTTTGAGATAATTACCTGGGCACAAAATCAAGGTGTAGAAAATGTTCACCCTATGAACCATGGTGGCTATGTAGAGTTTGATTTTGGAAAGGTAAAATATGTAAATGCTATTCACTCTAGTTCATTTGCTGATGGCTCTTACGCCGGTAACCCTGGTGGATTTGTAGTAGCTTCTGATGAGAAAAACTTCTACTATGCAGGAGATACTGCCTTAACTATGGACATGAAACTGATCCCTGCCTTTGCTAAGATTGATTTCGCTGTATTGCCTATCGGAAACTGCCTTACTATGGGAGTAGAAGATGCCATTACTGCGGCCGATTTTGTAGAGTGTAATAAAGTGCTAGGTGTACACTATGACACTATGCCTATTATTACTATAGATCACCAAGCATCTATTGATCAATTTAAAGCTAGTGATAAAGAATTAGTATTAATGGAAATAGGTGAGAGCAAAGATTTTTAA
- a CDS encoding antibiotic biosynthesis monooxygenase family protein: MIARIWHGRTQAEHYEEYTAFTNSRAIPDYSSTKGFIKLSFLRRIEGDVAHYTLITYWENLEVIKNFAGEDFEKAKYYPEDDDYLLEFEEKVIHYEVFADE, translated from the coding sequence ATGATAGCAAGAATATGGCACGGCCGTACCCAAGCGGAGCATTACGAAGAGTATACAGCCTTTACTAACTCCCGTGCCATACCTGATTACAGCAGCACCAAAGGGTTTATTAAACTAAGCTTTCTAAGAAGGATAGAGGGAGATGTAGCGCATTATACATTGATTACCTACTGGGAAAATCTGGAAGTGATTAAAAATTTTGCCGGAGAAGATTTTGAAAAGGCCAAGTACTATCCTGAAGATGATGATTACCTGCTTGAGTTTGAAGAGAAAGTGATTCATTATGAGGTTTTTGCTGATGAATAG
- the accD gene encoding acetyl-CoA carboxylase, carboxyltransferase subunit beta, whose amino-acid sequence MSWFKRKDKGIQTPTEAKKEAPDGLWFKTPSGKIIHTRELKNNAYVSPEDGYHVRIGSKEYFEILFDENEFTELDENMESADPLKFKDSKPYPERIKASQAKSGLKDAVRTAYGKINGLDLTIACMDFNFIGGSMGSVVGEKIARAIDHSIQNKKPFLMISKSGGARMMEAGLSLMQMAKTSAKLALLSEAKIPYISLLTDPTTGGVTASYAMLGDFNISEPGALIGFAGPRVIRETIGKDLPKGFQSAEFVLDHGFLDFIVDRRNLKSKLYTLLKMLK is encoded by the coding sequence ATGAGTTGGTTCAAACGAAAAGATAAAGGGATACAGACCCCTACTGAGGCCAAAAAAGAGGCTCCTGATGGACTTTGGTTTAAAACTCCGAGTGGAAAAATCATTCATACCAGAGAGCTTAAAAATAATGCTTACGTGAGTCCTGAAGACGGTTATCATGTGAGAATTGGCTCTAAAGAGTATTTCGAAATTCTCTTTGATGAGAATGAATTTACTGAGCTGGATGAGAATATGGAGTCTGCTGATCCTTTAAAGTTTAAAGACAGTAAGCCATACCCTGAAAGAATTAAAGCTTCTCAGGCTAAATCAGGTCTTAAAGATGCCGTAAGAACTGCTTATGGTAAAATAAATGGCCTTGATCTTACCATTGCCTGTATGGATTTTAATTTCATAGGTGGATCTATGGGATCTGTAGTGGGAGAAAAAATAGCCAGAGCTATTGATCATTCTATACAAAACAAAAAGCCATTTCTGATGATATCAAAGTCAGGAGGTGCCAGAATGATGGAAGCAGGACTTTCTCTTATGCAAATGGCCAAAACATCTGCCAAGCTGGCACTACTCAGTGAAGCTAAAATACCTTATATTTCATTACTGACTGACCCTACTACCGGAGGTGTTACCGCTTCTTATGCTATGCTGGGAGATTTTAATATTTCTGAGCCAGGAGCACTTATCGGTTTTGCCGGACCAAGGGTAATCAGAGAAACCATTGGTAAAGATTTACCTAAAGGATTCCAAAGTGCAGAATTTGTGCTGGATCATGGTTTCCTTGATTTTATTGTAGATAGAAGAAACTTAAAATCTAAGCTTTATACATTGCTGAAAATGTTGAAGTAA